Proteins encoded together in one bacterium window:
- the ugpC gene encoding sn-glycerol-3-phosphate ABC transporter ATP-binding protein UgpC — MAKVVLKEAGKIYPGDIVAAADVNLEIDDGEFVVLVGPSGCGKSTTLRLVAGLETITSGTISIGDRVVNDVEPRDRNIAMVFQSYALYPHMSVRDNMAFGLKLRKMPREEIDRRVREAAEILGIDQLFDRKPKALSGGQRQRVALGRAIVRDPDVFLFDEPLSNLDAKMRVQMRTEISRLHHRLRATMIYVTHDQTEAMTMGERIVVMNEGRVQQVDTPLALYEKPANRFVAGFIGSPAMNFLTGRLVREDGLRFAAPGGAALPMPPGWEPRDPWLDRELTLGVRPEHLGVGGGGASFTAPVQVIEPLGNETLLYFTIGGEPFTVRSQGNVQAAVDQDVGLSLPAAHIYLFDAESGQALTS; from the coding sequence ATGGCCAAGGTCGTTCTCAAGGAAGCGGGCAAGATCTACCCCGGCGACATCGTGGCGGCCGCCGACGTGAATCTCGAGATCGACGACGGCGAGTTCGTGGTGCTCGTCGGACCATCCGGCTGCGGCAAATCCACCACCCTGCGTCTGGTCGCCGGACTGGAGACCATCACCTCCGGCACGATCAGCATCGGCGACCGCGTGGTCAACGACGTGGAGCCCCGCGACCGCAACATCGCGATGGTCTTCCAGAGCTATGCCCTCTATCCCCACATGTCGGTGCGCGACAACATGGCTTTTGGCTTGAAGCTGCGCAAGATGCCCCGCGAGGAAATCGACCGGCGGGTCCGGGAAGCGGCCGAGATCCTGGGCATCGACCAGCTGTTCGACCGCAAGCCCAAGGCCCTGTCCGGCGGCCAGCGGCAGCGGGTGGCCCTCGGCAGGGCCATCGTGCGCGACCCCGACGTCTTCCTGTTCGACGAGCCCCTGAGCAACCTCGACGCCAAGATGCGCGTGCAGATGCGCACCGAGATCTCGCGCCTGCACCACCGTCTGCGGGCGACGATGATCTACGTCACGCACGACCAGACCGAAGCCATGACCATGGGCGAGCGCATCGTGGTCATGAACGAGGGCCGGGTACAGCAGGTCGACACCCCGCTCGCCTTGTACGAGAAACCCGCCAACAGGTTCGTGGCGGGTTTCATCGGCTCGCCGGCCATGAACTTCCTCACCGGGCGGCTGGTGCGCGAGGACGGCCTGCGCTTCGCGGCGCCGGGAGGCGCCGCCCTTCCCATGCCGCCGGGGTGGGAGCCCCGCGATCCATGGCTTGACCGCGAACTGACCCTGGGCGTGCGCCCGGAGCATCTGGGCGTGGGAGGCGGGGGCGCGTCGTTCACCGCGCCCGTGCAGGTGATCGAGCCGCTCGGCAACGAGACGCTGCTCTACTTCACGATCGGCGGCGAACCGTTCACGGTCCGCAGCCAGGGCAACGTGCAGGCCGCGGTGGACCAGGACGTGGGCCTCTCCCTGCCGGCCGCTCACATATATCTCTTCGACGCCGAGAGCGGCCAGGCGCTCACCTCGTAG